A window of the Penaeus monodon isolate SGIC_2016 chromosome 11, NSTDA_Pmon_1, whole genome shotgun sequence genome harbors these coding sequences:
- the LOC119578630 gene encoding facilitated trehalose transporter Tret1-like, with protein MVILPESPQWLTKKGKLEKATMSLEKPQNWKPVLIVFLVFMCGQFSGFAVVTAYTVDIFNQANTNIDSNTATIIVGFVRFMSTLVSAVLLDRAGRKPLLIISAIGSSVGMTSIGVFFYFDQEKSSENISSLVSISPPATSPFSASLNHEPSAFPSSIRRPWAGPYSSSLVYRVLNDCAALVLGSVQSSLAVDPSGRLLGSSAERGQTLEEIEKFFAPRRSESFSGETPLSKTPEPEP; from the exons ATGGTCATTTTGCCCGAGTCTCCGCAGTGGCTTACGAAAAAGGGGAAGCTGGAAAAGGCAACCATGTCTCTTGa GAAACCCCAGAATTGGAAACCTGTTCTGATCGTGTTTCTGGTGTTCATGTGCGGTCAGTTCAGTGGTTTCGCTGTTGTCACTGCCTACACCGTGGACATCTTCAACCAGGCTAATACCAACATTGATTCCAACACTGCCACCATTATTGTTGGCTTCGTCAG GTTCATGTCGACCCTCGTCAGCGCCGTTCTGCTCGACCGCGCCGGCCGGAAGCCCCTCCTCATCATCTCCGCCATCGGGTCGAGTGTCGGTATGACCTCCATCGGGGTCTTCTTCTATTTCGATCAGGAAAAGTCGTCTGAG AACATCTCATCTCTAGTGAGTATCTCGCCCCCAGCCACGTCTCCTTTTTCAGCGTCTCTTAACCACGAACCCTCggccttcccctcttccatccggCGGCCCTGGGCTGGCCCCTACTCTTCTTCGCTCGTCTATCGTGTTCTCAACGACTGCGCAGCCCTTGTCCTGGGTTCTGTTCAGTCTTCCCTGGCCGTGGACCCATCG GGTCGTCTCTTGGGATCTTCCGCCGAACGCGGGCAAACCCTGGAGGAGATTGAGAAGTTCTTCGCCCCCCGCAGGAGTGAGTCCTTCTCGGGGGAGACGCCCTTGAGCAAGACCCCAGAACCTGAGCCTTAA